A genome region from Schlesneria paludicola DSM 18645 includes the following:
- the cyaB gene encoding class IV adenylate cyclase, translating into MKYEVELKFRLERAQDVEAAVLALGACEHAPVSHCDRYFNHPSRDFRTTDEAFRIRSVDGSNAVTYKGPKIGTVAKTRHEIEVGFDHGPDSLQKLDEIVRMLGFRFVREVRKSRRTFTLDVSGRDFELALDDVPGLGPFLEIELIAEADGRDAAEKAVWELAGKLGLSVPETRSYLDLLIESDGLVS; encoded by the coding sequence ATGAAGTATGAAGTCGAGTTGAAGTTTCGATTGGAACGTGCTCAGGACGTGGAGGCGGCGGTACTGGCACTGGGAGCATGCGAACACGCGCCGGTCTCGCACTGCGATCGGTATTTCAATCACCCGTCGCGGGATTTTCGCACCACGGACGAAGCCTTCCGAATACGTTCGGTCGACGGATCGAACGCGGTGACCTACAAGGGGCCCAAGATCGGTACGGTGGCCAAGACACGCCATGAAATCGAAGTCGGCTTTGATCACGGTCCAGATTCGTTGCAAAAGTTGGATGAAATTGTCCGGATGTTGGGGTTCCGTTTTGTCCGCGAGGTTCGGAAATCGCGACGAACGTTCACTCTGGACGTGTCTGGACGCGATTTCGAACTGGCGCTCGATGATGTTCCGGGGTTGGGGCCCTTTCTGGAAATCGAATTGATTGCGGAGGCAGACGGTCGAGATGCAGCCGAAAAAGCGGTTTGGGAATTGGCTGGAAAGCTAGGGCTTTCCGTGCCCGAAACGCGATCGTATCTGGATTTGCTCATCGAGTCGGATGGGCTTGTCTCCTAG